One stretch of Saccharopolyspora erythraea DNA includes these proteins:
- a CDS encoding MFS transporter encodes MPQPGTPTDDARPPGRPDVGSATPVRHRWRGLALLTGTLVVDNDESKLVTTLFPVLRSALAIPTSALGVLVAVGQLTGMVTSPVWMWLARRYNRKLILVICSGLWGTWGIAAGFSQNFTQLLVLYAITAAGFQGAQPIVNDLLGDLFDDKTRGRATGYLYGALQLSNVVMGPLIGMLSLIEDGWRYGFFVSGVLNIVMGVLTLAFLKDPGIGASEPQLARLDQAQRDARSKLTWARVKDLMRIRTFQLMVVQRLLSSHLLILTFGVVFLVDVYHYSNAVAALVLMPMGIGYFLGTWIGGEVTDRVSRRSPRSGRVLLLQLAQLAFAVVALTLQVNWGNIVVFAVIYAALGFLQGVNPGINRPIVMSTTPPELRGAAFVVLLSIAQAIAWAIYSAGAGYLAEAIGMKATFFWLLGIVMIVNAAFITLLYRPYACDHQSVQTELAHRASTQTS; translated from the coding sequence ATGCCCCAGCCCGGTACCCCCACCGACGACGCCCGCCCACCCGGAAGGCCCGATGTCGGCTCCGCCACGCCAGTCCGCCACCGCTGGCGCGGCCTCGCGCTGCTGACCGGCACGTTGGTGGTGGACAATGATGAGAGCAAGCTCGTCACCACACTCTTCCCCGTCCTGCGCAGCGCGCTGGCCATCCCGACGTCCGCACTCGGCGTGCTGGTCGCGGTCGGACAGCTGACCGGCATGGTCACCAGTCCGGTGTGGATGTGGCTTGCACGTCGGTACAACCGCAAGCTCATCCTGGTGATCTGCAGCGGTCTCTGGGGAACCTGGGGAATCGCGGCGGGTTTCTCGCAGAACTTCACCCAGCTGCTCGTCCTCTACGCCATCACGGCGGCCGGGTTCCAGGGAGCCCAACCGATCGTCAACGACCTGCTCGGAGATCTCTTCGACGACAAGACCCGCGGCCGTGCCACCGGCTATCTCTACGGCGCCCTGCAGCTGTCCAATGTGGTCATGGGTCCGCTGATCGGAATGCTGTCGCTGATCGAGGACGGTTGGCGCTACGGTTTCTTCGTTTCCGGCGTGCTCAACATCGTGATGGGCGTGCTGACGCTGGCCTTCTTGAAGGACCCGGGAATCGGCGCCTCCGAACCGCAGCTGGCCAGGCTGGACCAGGCACAGCGGGACGCCCGGTCGAAACTCACCTGGGCACGGGTCAAGGACCTGATGCGGATCCGCACCTTCCAGCTGATGGTCGTCCAGCGCCTGCTGTCCTCACACCTGCTGATCCTCACCTTCGGCGTCGTCTTCCTCGTCGACGTCTACCACTACAGCAATGCTGTGGCCGCTCTCGTGCTCATGCCCATGGGCATCGGGTACTTCCTCGGGACGTGGATCGGCGGTGAGGTCACCGACCGGGTCTCCCGCCGCAGCCCCCGGTCCGGGCGCGTTCTGCTGCTGCAACTCGCACAGCTCGCCTTCGCAGTGGTTGCCCTGACCCTGCAGGTCAACTGGGGAAACATCGTCGTCTTCGCGGTGATCTACGCGGCTCTGGGCTTCCTGCAAGGTGTGAACCCCGGGATCAACCGGCCGATCGTCATGTCGACGACACCTCCCGAACTGCGCGGTGCCGCATTCGTCGTGCTGCTCTCGATCGCCCAGGCGATCGCCTGGGCGATCTACTCGGCGGGCGCCGGATACCTGGCCGAAGCGATCGGCATGAAGGCGACGTTCTTCTGGTTGCTCGGAATCGTGATGATCGTCAACGCCGCCTTCATCACGCTCCTCTACCGCCCCTACGCCTGCGACCACCAGTCGGTTCAGACCGAACTCGCCCACCGCGCGAGCACGCAGACCAGTTAG
- a CDS encoding PadR family transcriptional regulator — MKFEHVILGLLSWRPFSGYELGKYLEREGRFIRSKVHLSQIYRLLSRMVDSGWVCYEVQANDGRPDSKIYRLTEIGEQVLREWVASPYEPPSKFTDSEFLVRFHYGGPLDRAALLRLVRTELETRKAEVSLYRDRDRSVGPMQPIDGVDEALAQRLGDLIHEQGAAGMDLWINWLERVLAELESEATATQPDSGHR, encoded by the coding sequence ATGAAGTTCGAGCACGTGATCCTGGGCCTGCTGTCCTGGCGACCGTTCAGCGGCTATGAGCTGGGCAAGTACCTGGAGCGAGAGGGACGTTTCATCCGCTCCAAGGTGCACTTGAGCCAGATCTACCGGCTGCTGTCCCGCATGGTCGATTCGGGGTGGGTCTGTTACGAGGTCCAGGCGAACGACGGGCGTCCCGACTCGAAGATCTACCGGCTCACCGAGATCGGGGAGCAGGTGCTGCGGGAGTGGGTAGCGAGCCCCTACGAGCCGCCCAGCAAGTTCACCGACTCGGAATTCCTCGTGCGGTTCCACTACGGGGGCCCGCTCGACCGCGCGGCCCTGCTCCGCCTGGTGCGCACCGAGCTCGAGACCCGCAAGGCGGAAGTCTCGCTGTATCGCGACCGGGACCGATCCGTCGGTCCGATGCAGCCGATCGACGGCGTGGACGAGGCGCTCGCCCAGCGGTTGGGCGATCTCATCCACGAGCAGGGCGCCGCGGGCATGGATCTGTGGATCAACTGGCTGGAACGCGTGCTCGCCGAGCTGGAGTCCGAGGCGACCGCCACGCAGCCCGATAGCGGCCACCGGTGA